The Sciurus carolinensis chromosome X, mSciCar1.2, whole genome shotgun sequence DNA segment GGTATAAAAATCAGTATTCCTCTAAAATAATATGCACTGTACCAGACTAATAACATTGGTTATCCATGAAGATGTGGAGGCAAAGAAAATTTGTCAGTGCTCACTAAAATTGAAAATGCACATTACCTTGATGCAAGCATCATTCTTCCTTAAATTTCTACCCAGACCCACTTTCATAAGAAGAGTATCCTGGCATAATGAGGTAAGTGATGATGCCAGAATTTGTATATTAGCAGTCTCTAATATGAACTgttagaacaaaaacaaaatgaagtaaaattaaaaggtacTAAATTCTGGTTGACATTACGCAGTTGTTTGTTGTATTTTAGAAAGAAGCCAGGGATTATTTAAAGGATAATAATCTACTCCTTAAGATCTAATCATAATCAGATTTGGGATGTCTAAGCACAGTTGTTCTGGGGACTTGGTATTTATAACCCATTGACAACTAAGAGAATTGAGGCTCCCCATGGGAAAATGACATGAATTTGAGCAAGGTGGTTCACTTCAAATGAGGAAAATACTAGGAGTGGGCAGACATCAGCTATGTATAACAGCAGCAAATTAGGCAGTGATTGCTTTAGTTCTTCAGGAGTGGTCTAAGTAGTAACCAAAGCATCCACTAATATAACTTGGTAATAAAACAACATTTGGCACCATTACTTTAAGGCTTTACCAAACCTACGATATCACTAGGAAGAAGATAAAAGGATAATCTGTCCTTTGTTTTGACATTTTTCCCCAACAAGGCCTTGTAAAGAATGTGtctgggaaatgaaaaaaatcatggaagTCTCAAACCCCTAAATGGTAGGACCATTGTCTGAGAAACCAAAACCATTCTAAATAATTTGATATTCTTTAGCATTCCTTGTCCTTTCTAATATCATCACTGCTGTGCCAGCTTTGAtatgcaagcactctaacacCACACCCAGTATTTACTTACACTgccccaaattatttttcttcctatttcataAGCTATGTTAGGCTGGCAAAAAAACTGGTTGCACGCTACAATAGGGAGTATGAAGTAATGCAAATAAGAcagaagataaaagtaaaaagagcacAGTTGATTTTAGTTGTTGTGAAGAAAGGAGACTTATTCTTGGGGTGATGACACAGAAGTAGTTTCCTTGCCACAGTTATTGAGTTCTCAAAATGATAGGTTAAGTGAATAATGACAGGCTGAACAGACCATGAAATTTAGTTAGCACatggtatttaatattttaatggtaaCATTCAAAACAGTGGAAAGTCTGTGCTATAAAAGCAATGTCAAGAGTAGGTCTTCAGTGGAAATTAGAACTGAGTTGTTAATTATTGCACACACACGATTGAGCACTTCACTTTAAGTATTCTGGAGGATCTAAGAGGGATATGTTGATGGCAAAGGTATAAGAATTGTGTGTATGATCCAGCAGTTGCATcagtttaaaaatagtttttgatgACATTTTTAGGTAATACGGTTAGAAcgatttttttaattgtcattgtTATTGTCTCCAAGGGTAAGTCTTTGGAGACATCCGATGGTTCAATATGGGAAAATCTTCAGAGTTATTCATATCAGGAGGATTTTGGATGTTTTTTGTAGTACAGGGAACATCTTTTATTGCAAAACTCCTGGATGGAGCCATGGATGCATTATAAAGACAGACACTCCTAATATGATCCTGTTGATATTCATGGTTTATTATAGTAGACAGATAATGTTCCTCAAGATTGAGGAGGTGATCAATTGTTTTTTTGACATTGTCTGGTTGTCCAGTCACAGTGACATTTGAATTGGAGGACCCTTTTGGAGGGAAATGGATGTCTACTTGGAattgattcattattttatggATAACTTTTCCACGGAATCCAATAATATGGCCATGAACACGGCAGTTTAGTGGGATTTGCTTAGTAACTGTTCTTTCGATCTTCTGCACAATTCTCATTATTCATCTCGAGCAGCTAAGGTGTTGTTTTTATATCCAGTGATGATGATTTggtcttgtatttcattgctctCTTTAACTGGAAAGTGGATGGTAACATCATACTCTAAGCAAATATGAGCAACAACTAAGCCTTTACGACCAATGATCTTGGAGTGATATTTTGGGTCTAAAgtaaatattagtttaaaatttcTTAGTGCCCGATCTTCTATTTCAGTTTGTAAAGCCTTGACTCGTTCTTGTAATCTGGCCTTGGCTTGTTCCACATTTGTAGCAAGGCCCCTGATGGATATAACATCAGACTCTAGTCCGGGTTCTGATACCTGGATATTAACTTCAAATTCATCTATTAACTTGCGTATCCCACTTCCTTTCTGACCAACAATGTAACGGTGTAGGCCAGCGGGTACATGCACTTCAGCAGTGATAGGAATTAGAGACTTAAGAGCTTCCATGGCTGCTTCACATTTTTCCTTTCGGCCTGAGATAAATATGGTGTCACGTTTCCTTGGAGATATTGATGCAGGTTCTTTAGTGCTGTTTCTTCCCATTTCATCCACATTTTCCTCAACAGCTGGATCTATATTTGTTTCTGGCCTTTCTTTGTCTGGGAATTTGATTTGAACATTATAATCCCTGGCAATTTGTCGGATTCGGGAACACATTGGTCCCATGACAAAACGATGGAACTTTTGGGGAATAACACATTCTGTCGTGACTTGGGCATCCAAATCCCCAATAATCTCCAGAATATGTTTTTTGGCTGCTTCTACACAAGGCTTTGCTCCTTTTATTGTGACTTTGTTGCTCTGTTTTCCTGAACAGGAGAAGTTAATAATTACACCACCATACTCCTCAGTCATGTCCCGCAAAACCTGGCCCCTCCGCATAATAAAGTGATGGTGGTACTTCGGATGTATCAGCATATTATCCTCTACCACATTATCTAAATCTTCAACTAAAGCCTCCAGTTCCTTTTGTGCTTCGTTGACAGCTTCTTCTTTCCCTGTGAGAGTCAACAGTTCCTGATCCTTGTCCTCAAAGGTAGGGAAAATGACACGCACTCCAGTCTCAGCACAGATCTTGGAAACATTGCCACCGTTTTTGCTCAAAAGAAACTGATGATATTGTGGTTTCACATGGAGTGCTGTAGAATAGCTCttggtttgcttttcttctgCTAGCTGCAGCAACTTTTCCTTGGCCTTTTCAACGCTTTCAGCAGGGCCCCTAATAATGACTTTTTGAAGACCTAAGTTGTTTCTTGGAAAATGAATATGAATCTTTCCACATTCTTCCATGATTGAACTAATCAAACACTCCTTGGAATCAATAAGAGATTTGTGTAGAttggaaggaataaaaatttcCACTTCTGAAATATTGGCTATATCTTTCTGAATTGAAAGGATCCAGTTACGTGCTATTTCACAGTTTTCTGGCTTTCCACAAATGACAATATTCTCTGAGTTGCTACTTGCTGATGGAAAATTAATCTTGGTGTTGCTTGCTGCACATATTTTTTTGATGTTTATACCTCCTTTTCCAATGATACTTTTGTGAAGCTTTTTGAAGATGGGAATAGTTATAGAATAACTGTTTTCTATAATGTCTGTTACCACATTCTCTAAATACTCTGtgcatttttctaattc contains these protein-coding regions:
- the LOC124971551 gene encoding LOW QUALITY PROTEIN: vigilin-like (The sequence of the model RefSeq protein was modified relative to this genomic sequence to represent the inferred CDS: inserted 1 base in 1 codon) translates to MTSKENLNVQQSRYIPKENLITLNSDEELGILTYTDNFTQHSQKLNWLENPQKPGEYSSNNIQYAETSVITQAFYVPLEEEKCLTHFDEGRQAKFYLDIMERTGANLELTFVKDHGLYITVSGNPETVMKAQKEIFACFQENVLTTMPISKEQHCFVTSKTRDKLQDLEQKAAMNTDFLCPHTQNNWINNGGTHQVTQKSPYKVFLTPAEKDKCVTETLHAKKTFHPLFAGPYSKTTDSTIQETEAYIHIPPSSANEIEIVFNRRKSQVDQAESCVRENFENTKMKTTIDMEMKSQHNCTIGPKHNSMQEILERTGVSIEILPSDSSTSDSVTHQGEPESTGGAFIEAYWKAKGYIVSSISAPSWLHRFIIGKKGQNISKVTQNMPRVHIEFTGEDKIILKGPVDDVNYAQKEIENMLKDLINRMDYEEIRIDYKFHKYLIEKNGVIINRIKEKNKVSVLILPENEKNILIRIEGEHLRVQQAKKELTDLAANFKNEHRKDLIIEQRFHHTIIGKKGERIHDIRKKFPEVMINFPHSSEKSDIVQLIGPKHELEKCTEYLENVVTDIIENSYSITIPIFKKLHKSIIGKGGINIKKICAASNTKINFPSASSNSENIVICGKPENCEIARNWILSIQKDIANISEVEIFIPSNLHKSLIDSKECLISSIMEECGKIHIHFPRNNLGLQKVIIRGPAESVEKAKEKLLQLAEEKQTKSYSTALHVKPQYHQFLLSKNGGNVSKICAETGVRVIFPTFEDKDQELLTLTGKEEAVNEAQKELEALVEDLDNVVEDNMLIHPKYHHHFIMRRGQVLRDMTEEYGGVIINFSCSGKQSNKVTIKGAKPCVEAAKKHILEIIGDLDAQVTTECVIPQKFHRFVMGPMCSRIRQIARDYNVQIKFPDKERPETNIDPAVEENVDEMGRNSTKEPASISPRKRDTIFISGRKEKCEAAMEALKSLIPITAEVHVPAGLHRYIVGQKGSGIRKLIDEFEVNIQVSEPGLESDVISIRGLATNVEQAKARLQERVKALQTEIEDRALRNFKLIFTLDPKYHSKIIGRKGLVVAHICLEYDVTIHFPVKESNEIQDQIIITGYKNNTLAARDXIMRIVQKIERTVTKQIPLNCRVHGHIIGFRGKVIHKIMNQFQVDIHFPPKGSSNSNVTVTGQPDNVKKTIDHLLNLEEHYLSTIINHEYQQDHIRSVCLYNASMAPSRSFAIKDVPCTTKNIQNPPDMNNSEDFPILNHRMSPKTYPWRQ